A window of Desulforegulaceae bacterium genomic DNA:
GATGGGAATTGGTATAGATTGTTTTTATACTCCAGATACTATGGTTGAACTTCTAGTAAAATTATCCCCACCCGGGTGGGGATAATTTGAACTTGTTAAACTTTAAATTTTTTCATCTGATCTTGAATTTTTTCAGTTATTGATGATTGTTTTTCAACTGTTTCCAAAGTTTCATAGCTTCCGTTTTTAATTTGTTCCACAGCACCACTTACCGAGTTGATTGCACTTGCAATTTCTCCAGATAATGCACTCATAGACTGGCTTTGAGAGTTTGAATCTTCAACATACTCTGAAGATTGTGAAAGATTTGATGATACTTCATTTACAGCAGAAGACTGTTCTTCAATTGCAGCAGCTATGGCACTTACTATTTCGTTGACATTGTAAATAGACTTTACAATTACTTCCATATCTGTTTCTGCTCTTTGTGAAGCTTCCTGGATGCCTGAAATTTGAGTGCTTATGTTCCTTGTTGCACTTGAGGTTTGGTTGGCAAGTTCTTTTATTTCATTTGCAACAACAGCAAATCCTCTTCCTGCTTCACCAGCTCTTGCCGCTTCAATGGTTGCATTTAAGGCTAGAAGGTTTGTTTGCTCTGAAATATCATTTATTGTTTCTGTAACTTCGCCGATTTGAGTGGCTGCAAGTCCAAGTTCTTCCATTATTTCAGAAAATCCCTTTGCTTTTTCAGCTGCATCTTCTGACTGGGCATTTGCTTCTGCTGTGTTTGAAGCAATTTCTGAAATAGTTGCTGACATTTCCTCCATTGCAGAAGCAACTGAATTCAAGTTGTTGGCTGCTCTTTCCATACTGTCAGACATTGTTATTGCCGAATCATTCATTTCTTTTGCAGCCATGGCAACATTTTGGGAACTTGAGCTTGACTCATCTGCTCCCTTGGCTGTTTCAGCTGCTATTGAAGAAAGCTGAGTTGTTGAATCTGAAAGGATTTGGCTGCTTTCTGCTATTTCAGCAATCATTTTTCTCATATTTTCAGCAAACTCATTAAAAGTTTTTGCAAGCTCTGCAAGCTCATCTGAGCCTTTTACAGGCAGCCTTTTTGTAAGATCTCCTTCGCCTCTGGCAATTTCATCCATGGATTTTTTTATATTATTAATGTTTCTTACAATATTGATAATTACAAAAAAGATAATTAACGAGGTTATTATCAATGTTAAACCTGTGACAACAAACGCCCTTATTATTTCAACTTTCATTTGTTTGATTGCTGTGTCAATTCTAAGATCTATATCGTCAAGGCTTTTTTGAACAATTTTTCCAATATCATCTATTTTTTTGGATACAGGTCTCCAGAATGTGTCAGGGGAAATCCTGAAGTTGCCTGTACCGGCTTTAAGAAGAACTTCATTGAAAATCCTGGTTGTTTCTGCCCATTCACGGCTTGTTTTATTGGTTTCTAATTCTTTTTCTATTTCAGGAGAAAGTGCAAGTGCAGGAGAGTCAAGGTTTGTGTTTGTTGCAGCATTAAGTGTTATAATATGTGAAAATTTATCTTCTGGAATAGCTGTGTTTTTTGCAAGAATACTGCTTACATTTGCACGTAGAAGCCCGGCATTTTCTTTGGCTATTTCAAGAACTAAAAGGCTTGTCATTATTTTTCCAAAGCCTCCTGTAGTTTTTGCATTGGCTGCTTCTGACTGCATTTCCAAAAGGTTGTTTATAACCTGGGTGTATTCTTCAATTTGATTTGGCTGCAAATCAAGGTTTTGAGTATTGTATTTGTTTCTGATTTGATTGAGTTTGGTCTGAAGGCTGGCTGTTTCATGAAATGCTTTGCTTCTTTCTATTTTACAATTGCTTCTTGCTGTTTCCCAGCTTTCAAAAACTGAGTCTGTTTCTTTTCTTAATTTTTGTACTGAATCAATTTTTGCTCCCCCATTTAGAAAAACAGCAGTACGTCCCCTTTCTTTTTGCAAATGACCAATAAGCTGTGAGCTTACATGTTGCATTTGAATATTGTCTTTCATATTGTTTAAAATTTTCATTTCTTTAAGTTTTAAATTGATATTAAAACTCTGGCTAAAAAAAAGAATGACAAGGGGGATAATTCCGATAACAGCAATTTTTTTTCCTATACTTAAGTTTTCAAGGTTCATTGTTAATTCCTCTATATATAAAATTGTTTTTTTACTAACTATTATTGATAATTGTTATTTATAAATATTAAACTCATTGAAGATAGTCAATTTGATTTTTTTATTTATGGAAATTTGATTCTTAAAAGAAACCATAGTTTATGAAAAGAGCTTTGGAATAAACTGAGGCATAAAAGTTTTGATATAAAAGGAATTGACCTGAAAAAAGCTTGCCACTTGTGAGTTTAATCTGTTTGAAAATTAACAAGTGACAAAGAAGCTGAGATTTATTAAAAAACCAGCTGATTTTCAGGTTTTAAATAAAACGTCCAACATCATTTCCAGAAGTAATTGCCTGCCATCCGCTTTCAGGTTGTCTTGAGTCTCCTATGGAAAAAAGATCTCCTTTAAAATCAGACTCTGATATTTCAGTGTAAAAAGAGTTTTCAGACAAGGCTCCTGTTGCAAAGATTATAAAATCTGTTTCAACTTTAATTTCTTCTGTGTTTTCAGGATTAAGTTTTTTGTCAAAAGGATTATGAATATTTTCAGGAATAAGAGTGTGCCAGGGAGTAAAAGGATCTTTTCTTTTTTTGTTTGCTTTAACAATAATTGAATTTTCTTTTATTTCCAAAACCTTTGAAGATGTAAATGCCTTAACAGGATTTTTTATCAATGGATCTTTTGAATTGTCTGTTGAACCAAGCCCCATCATAAGCCATAAAAGCATGGAACGGTTTGCATGGATAACACCTTTCATAAGGTCTTTTTCCAATTCAATTATTGTTATTTCAATATCTTTGTATTTTGCACCCAATTCACAGGCAAGTTCACAACCAACAATACCTCCGCCTATAATTGTGATTTTTTTAAATTTTTCATTAAGTAAAAGATCGTTTTCAAGAAATGTTCTTGAATCTGTGTGTTCTATATTTTCAAGTCCTTTAATATCTAAAATCAAAGGCTTTACTCCGGTAGCACAAATTATTGAATCAAAAGATGAAATTAAGTCTTTTTTTGAAGGAATTGTATTTAACTTTATTTCAAGGCCTTTATCTTCCAAAGATTTAAGCCGGTTTTTAAGATTATTTAAATATAATTTAACATCGTGTTTTATCTGCATTTTTGAGGCAAGAAAAAATTGTCCCCCAATATTTTGACTTTTTTCAAAAAGAGTAACTTTGTGTCCTCTTTTTACTGCTGTAATTGCAGCCTCGCATCCGCCCGGGCCAGCTCCAACTATTGCCACATTTTTTATTTTTGTTGCAGGAGTTAAAATTTTAACATCCTCAAAACCAGCATAGGGATTTACACTGCAGCATGGATGTCCTCCAAGAATAAAAGACTGAATACAAGCATCCTGATCTCCTATGCAATGGACAATTTCATTTGATTTTCCGGTTCTTACTTTTTCCGGCCAATAAGGGTCTGCTAAAAGCGGTCTTCCAAGCATTATCATATCTGCTGTATTTGTTTTTATAACTTCCAGGGCAGATTCAGGCCTTCCAAGTTTTCCAACAGCAATTACAGGAGCTTTTATATTTTCTTTTTCAAAAAACTTTTTTAAACTTCCCGCCATTTCTTCAACATAGGGTTTGTCCTTAAAATAAGCCGGAGGGTGGGGGAAAAACCAGTTGTCATAACAGCCTTTATCAACATCAAAGGCATCAACTCCTGATTTATATAGTTCTTTGCAAAATTCAAGACCTTCTTCTATGGTTCTCTCCATTCCCATGAATCTTTTTTTGAAAATTTCTTTTCCATAACTAAATTCAAGCCCCTGGGTAAGATCAACTCTGTAAATTACAGGAAAGTCCTTTCCGCAGATATTTTTAATTTCTTTTACAATATCTATGGCAAACTGAAATCTGTTTTTGTATCTTCCAAATTTTCTTCTATTCCATGGAAGGGAAGTAAGCTGATCCATTAAATAGCCTTCATGGCCGTGAAGATGAATTCCGTCTGCTCCGCAAACTTTTGCATTTATTGCACTTTGGCCAAAGCTTTTTATTATTTTTTTTATTGCCATATCTGTAAGGGGAAAATGGGGAATAGCAGGAAGATAAAAGTTTTTGTTAAAAGATGCTGATTTAGGGATTTTTAATTTTAATGCACATTCAGGGGAACCAACCCTTCCAAGTCCTGCTGAGAGCTGAATGAAAAATTTTGAATCATAGGAATGAAGAGTGGAAATAAGATCTCTCCAGCCTGACATTCTAGTTCTTGATGAGCCGTCAATTCTTGGGAAATATGTTGTGTTGTTTTCTTCTGAAATTGTTGGATCAATTCCAAAAGATACAGGAACAAGACCGCTTATAATAAGTCCTGTTCCTCCTTTTGCCCTTTCCTCAAAATATGAAATCATTTTTTGAAGGGGTCTTCCGATTGGATCTGCCATGTTTATATTTCCCATGGGAGCCATTACTATTTTATTTTTTATATTGGTTTTGCCAATTTTTATGGGAGAAAATAGTTCTTTGTGCATGATTTTGCTCCAAATAATAATATTTTTATTGTAGTGCTGAAAATAAAATCCGTTAATTTGTTTTTCTGAAAAATTTTAAGTTAACTGTTTTTATATAATCCTGATTAAATAGTTATTTTCGCATCAGGATTATAACCATATAAAGAATAAAAAGGTCAAATTTTTACGGGTTTTTTCATAAATTTTTAATGCTTCAAATTTATTTTCTGCTGCTTCCACATTGTATCTAAAGGTTTCCAGAAGTCCCGATAAAGTAAGTCTCAAAACTTAATCCCTCAAACTCAAATATTCTAGCCCAATTTGCAAAATATTGATTTTAATTGTATTGTATAAAAATCTACCTATACATTAATCAAATTCAGGAGAGGTTTATGAGGAAGATTGTCTTATTGGTTATTTTAATTTTAGTCATACCAGCACTTTTATGTGCAGATACAATTCGGTTTGGGGTTCCTCCATGGCCGGGCGTTACAGTAAAGACAGAAATTGTTTGTCAGATAACTAATGCAATGGGTTATGAAACAGAGCAAAAAGAAGTTGGTCCTCCAATAATCTACAAAACCATGACAATAGATCAGATGGAAGTGTTCCTTGGTGCATGGACTCCTCACCAGAATGCTATGATTAGCCCTCTTGTTAAAAAGGGCGAGGTCGAAAAAGTTGGATTAAATATTGATGATTGTAAAATAGGCCTGTGTGTACCAACTTATGTTTGGGATGCGGGTGTAAAAGATATGGGTGACCTTGATCCAAACAAAGAAAAATTTAAAAAAACAATATATAATATTGAACCTGGTTCGGGTATGCATAATTCAATGGAAGATATAATAAAAAATAATGCAGCAGGTCTTGGAAGCTGGGAGCAGGTTGGAAGCACAACGCCTGCCATGTTGAGTCAGGTAAAGTCAAAAATGAAAGACAAAGAGTGGGTTGCCTTTGGATGTTGGAGCCCCCATTGGATGACCATAGAAGTTGATATGAAATTTCTTGGCTCAGTTCCTGGTACTGAAACATTTATCAGTAGCAGCAAGGTTTACACAATTGTAAATAAAAATTTTCATGCCCGATATCCTGAATTATATAAATTTATGAAACAGCTTAAAGTTTCTACCCAAGTTCAGAGTAAATGGATTTATGAATATGGTTATAAAGAAAAAGAGCCTGCCCAGATTGCTAAATCCTGGATATCGAAAAACCACAATATTGTCTCAGGCTGGCTTAAAGGAGTTAAGGCAAAAGACGGTAAACCTGCCATGGAAATAATAAAAAAAGCATTTCCTGCCTCCCAGTCTTAATTGGAGCGATGAGTACAAAAAATTAGTAGCCAATTAGTTTAAAAAAGGGTTATTAAAATAAGTTTAAACCCGGTATATTTTTATGTATGCCGGGTTTTTTTGATTGGCACTGGCATAAATTTTAAATTAACCATACTGTTATCTTCACCCGATTTATGTACATTCGTTAAATATTTTGATATTTTTATTTTTAAAGTCCTACTCTGTAAACTAAATCGCTGATTTTAATTATTATAGATTCTTGTGTTTTTAATAGTTTGATCTGCAAAAAAATGTTGTAGTAAAATTTTTGTTTCTAAGACTGATATTTAGTTTAAAGATTAGATTTTACTAAATTTATTGCATATTTTTTAAAAATGTGTCAAATAATTCAGTTTTCTTAATATAAATTAAGGTAGAAGTATAATGAAAAAGACAGTAGCTCTCTTTGGAAGACCCAATGTTGGGAAATCAACGATTTTCAACAGGCTTACAAAATCAAGGGATGCCATAGTTGACAATATGCCCGGGGTTACAAGAGACAGGAACTACGGTGATGTGGTTTATGATGATAAATCTTTTCTTCTTGTTGATACGGGCGGTTTTTTATCCAATGATACAGACTCTTTTGCCCAGGAAATAAAAAACCAGCTTCAAATGGGAATTGAAGAATGTGATATAATTGTTCTTGTTTTTGACGGTAAATCCGGGATTTCTTCCTATGATCAAGATCTTTTAAAGCTTGTAAGAGATGTGGACAAGCCCAAATTTTTTCTTGTAAACAAGATAGATTCCCTTGAAAAAGAAGATTTGATTTACGATTTTTATCAAACAGGAGTAGAGCATCTTTTTCCTGTTTCAGGTGAACATGGTTATGGAATAAATGATTTTCTTGATGCCTTGTCTGAGTTTATTCCTTCAGAAGGTGATAAGGATCCAGATAGTGAGCTGATTAAGATTGCAATTGTAGGCAAGCCTAATTCAGGAAAATCATCACTTACAAATAAAATTCTTGGAGAAGAAAGAATGGTTGTAAGTGATGTCCCGGGTACAACCAGAGATTCCATAGATTCCAGACTGAGTTTTAACGGAAAAAACTATCTTATTGTTGATACTGCTGGGATAAGAAGAAAAAGCAAAGTAAATGAAAAGATTGAAAAATTTTCAGTTATAAAAGCTTTAAGAAGTCTTGATAAATGCGATATTGCCTTAATTCTTATAGATGCTTCCGAAGGAATTACAGAGCAGGATGTTAAAATTGCAGGCTATGCAGAGGAAAGAGGCTGCGGTGCAATTTTTGTAATAAACAAATGGGATCTTGTGGAAAGGGATCCAAAGGCACAAAAGCGGTTTGTTGATGATGTGAGATATCATGCCTCTTTTCTTTCCTATGCTCCTATAATTACAATCTCAGCAAAAACTGGAAAAAGAGTTCAAAAGATTTTTGGGTTGGTAAATAAAGTTTATCAGCAATACTCCACAAGAATTTCAACCTCAAAAGTAAATGAGATAATAAATACTGCTGTTGAAAGAAACACCCCGCCTTACCATAAAAGCAGAAGGCTTAAGTTTTATTATTCAACCCAGGTTACGGCCTGTCCTCCAACTTTTATTTCATTTGTGAATTATCCTGATGCAGTTCATTTTTCCTATAAAAGATTTTTAATAAATCAAATACGGACAAAAACCGGACTTGAGGAGACTCCTCTTGTGTTTTTTATGAAACAAAGGAAGGGAAAAGAAGGTTTTATGGACAAGCTTCCAACAAGGCCTTCAATTAAAAAGGCCAGCAAAAGGGGTAAAAATAAAAGACTTAGAAAAAGGCGTTAAATTTGGATTTGTTTGAGCAGAATACAGATAAATTTCTTTATCAGCCTTTAGCAGAGAGGATGAGGCCTGCTTCTTTGTCTGAAGTTATAGGGCAAAAACATATTACAGGTGAAAAATCCCTTTTAATAACTTCCTTAAAAGAAAAAAGAATTTTTTCCTTTCTTTTGTGGGGGCCTCCCGGATGCGGGAAAACTTCCATTGCAAGAGCTTTGTCCAATGAAAGCGGATATAGTTTTGTTTCACTTTCTGCTGTTTTATCAGGGGTTGCAGACTTAAGAAAAGTCCTTGAAGAGGCAAAAGAGCGGCTTTTCAAATTTAAAAAAAAGACTGTTCTTTTTGTTGATGAAATTCACAGGTTCAGTAAATCCCAGCAAGATGCTTTTTTAAAGCATGTTGAAGAAGGACTTATTACTTTAGTTGGAGCAACAACAGAAAATCCTTCATTTGAAATAATTTCTCCTCTTCTTTCAAGGCTTAAGGTTTTTAAACTTAATCCTCTTAGAGAAAATGATATTGTAAGCATTCTTAAAAAAGCCCTGGAAGATGAAGAAAAAGGGCTTAAAGCTTTTGGTGTTGAAGCTGATGAAGAAATTTTAGCCATGATTGCATCGGCAGGCGAAGGGGATTTAAGGCTTTGCTTAAATAATCTTGAAAGCCTTGTTTTGTTTTGTCTTGATTCGTCAAAAAACAAAATAGAAAAAAATGATTTAAAATCAGTGTTTGGAGAAAAAATTTTACGATATGATAAATCAGGCGATAATCACTTTGATCTTATTTCCGCTTTTCATAAAAGTCTTAGGGGGAGTGATCCAGATGCAGCTCTTTACTGGATGGAAAGAATGCTTTCATCTGGAGAAGATCCTTTATATATTTTAAGAAGAATGGTTGCAGTTGCCTCAGAAGATATTGGGAATGCTGATCCAAATGCACTTACAATTGCTGTTTCAGCTGTGGAAGCCTTTAAATTCATGGGATTTCCTGAAGGAAAACTTGCCATGGTCCAGGCAGCTGTTTATCTTGCAACAGCTCCAAAAAGCAACAAATCTTATCTTGCCTTAAAAAAAGCAGAGAAAGCAGTCAGGGAAAACAAAGCTTTTGAAGTTCCTCTTCATTTAAGAAATGCTCCCACAAAGCTTATGAAAGACCTTGGATACAAAAAAAACTATCAATATCCCCATGATTTTGAGTTTGCTTTTGCAGATCAAGAATATTTGCCAAAAGAATTAAAAGGGATAAAGTTTTATGAACCTTCAGATTTTGGTCATGAGTCTTTGATAAGGAAAAGACTTGCCTTTTGGGAATCCAAAAAAACAAATCATAAAAAATAAAATATTTAAAAATTTTTTATTCAGGAAATAAAAAATTCAGTGTCCTTTAAAAGCCCTTTTTCAAGGAATGCTCTTTCTTTAAATCTAATATTTTGATTTTTATCAACCAGAATAACGGAAGAAGACCTCGTTCCATAAGTTTCACTTTTAACAAAAATAGGAGACAGCAGTCTTTCAAATTCAATCCCCATTCCTGTTTCAGGAAGTTCACTGTCTTTGTAAAGCTTGTCATCTTTTAGCATCTCAAGGCTTGATTCAACTATATCTTCAGATTCAAATGATTTTTGAGAGATTTTTTTGGCCCTTATTACTTTTGGCCAGGGAGTGTTTAAGAGATGATTGCATACAGCGTGAAGACCCGGAGTTATTTGGGTTATTTGATCATTTATGTTTGAATAATGATAAAGGCTTTCAGTACTTCCCAAAATAAAATTAAATCCATTGTAAATATCTTTTTCTTTTTTTAGTCTTTCAAGAAAGCTTAAGGGTTCTTCGTCCTTTTTTAAAAAAGAGCTTACAATTATTCCCCTTGATTTTGCATCATCCATTATTTTAGAGGGGTCCCTATAGTTTGTCACTGCTGCAAATTTTTTGGTTTTTCTGTTTATCCCCATCCAGGTTCCTCCTGATTCAAGGTCTTTACCTGAAATTACAAGGGGATTCTCTTCTATTAGATCAAGAGTTTTTGTTTTTCTTTTGTAGAATTCATCGCGGTTTGCAGCAATGATCAGCGGATAATCTTTATTTTGACGGTACGAAAAGACAATTAGACACATTTTATATGCACACAGTGTTTACTATAGGGTTGATCTGTTTAACGAGATTATTGACATTCGCTTCTAATACGGATAATCTGCATCTATAATTAAAGTTTAGTGAGTGTCAACTGTAAAGTTTTAAATATTATTTTTTTAAATCAATTAAAGGAGGAAGTCCATGAGAGATGTTGTGATAGTCAGCGGTTCAAGAACAGCTGTTGGAAGTTTCGGAGGAACTTTGAAAAATGCTCCTGTTGTTGATCTTGGTAGAACAGTGATGAAGGAAACTCTTAAAAAAGCAGGTTTAAGACCAATCCCTTCTGATGAGATGAAGTCAATTTATCCAGATAAACTTAAAGATCAGGGTCGGATAGAACTTGAAGAGCCAGGTTATGATTATGACGATTCCTTGACTCCTGTGGTAGTTGACGAGGTAATAATGGGCTGTGTTCTTACAGCAGGACTTGGCCAAAACCCCACAAGGCAGTCAATGATTGCAGCCGGTTTCCCAAAAGAAACTCCGGCATTTACTGTAAGCAAGGTCTGTGGATCCGGACTTAAGGCTATTTCTCTTGCAGCTCAGGCAATAATGACAGGAGAATCAGATGTAATTCTTGCTGGCGGTATGGAAAGCATGAGTAATGCTCCAATGGCCCTTTTAGATGCAAGATGGGGACATAGAATGGAGCTTACAGGAGTTGGCAAGGTTCATGACCTCATGGTTTATGATGGCCTTTATGAAATTTTTTATGGGTATCACATGGGTATTACTGCTGAAAATATTGTTGCAAAATATGATATTTCAAGAAAAGCCCAGGATGAACTTGCGGTTCTAAGCCATAACAGAGCTTTAAATGCTGTTAAAACAGGTCTTTTTAAGGAAGAGATCGTTCCTGTTGTTATGAAATCCAGAAGAGGCGACATTGTTGTAGACACTGATGAGCGTCCAATGGAAACAGACATGGAAAAAATGAGCAAAATGAGACCTGCATTTAAAAAAGACGGTTCAGTTACAGCAGGTAATGCTTCAGGTATAAATGACGGTGCAGCTTCAGTTCTTCTTATGTCAGCTGAAAAGGCAAAAGAACTTGGTTTGGAGCCCATGGCTGTAATCAAGGGATTTTCTTCAGGTGCAATGGACCCTGCATACATGGGTCTTGGTCCTGTTCCTGCAATAAGAAAGCTGATGAACAGAACTGGAATGGATATAAATTCCATTGATATGATCGAGCTTAACGAAGCCTTTGCAGCTCAGGCACTTGGATGCATGATTGAACTGGGTCTTGATTCAGAAAAACCAAATCCCTTTGGAAGTGGTATTTCCATAGGCCATCCAGTGGGATGTACAGGTGCAAGACAAATGGTTACCCTTATTCATGGTATGAAAAGAAATAATTACAATACAGGTCTTGTTTCAATGTGTATTGGCGGTGGTATGGGTATGGCAATGGTTGTTGATAAATAACAGATGAGCTGAAACTGGAATTGTTTTCAGTTCAAGAGGGAAACTCAAGCTTAAAATAAGATAAAAAAAGTTTCCTTTTAATGGGAAAATAAATAAAAAAACATTTTACTGCCTTTAAAGAAATTTAAAGGCAGTTTTTATTCAAATCTGTGATAAAAAATGTTAATTGAAGGGTAAAATTTTTAGTTGTTATTTTTGCAGGATTATTCAGTTTTATTTTTGATTATAAAAAGGAGTTTTTGAAAAAATTGAAGTCTTCAATACTTAAATATTTTCTTGTGCTTTTTGTTATTTCTTTAGCCTTGCTGACAAGACTTTTATGGCCTTTTGCATCAATCCTTTGCCTTGCTGCTGTTTTTGCTGCCTTTCTTTATCCTTGCCATGTTAAATTATCTTCAAAGATAAGGGCAGTTCCCTCGGCATTGGTGTTGTGTTTTATTGTATTTATAATTACTGGTTTTATTGTTACTGTTTTTGCAGGCATTCTTTCAAAAGAAGCTTATTCTCTTTATCTTGTTGCCAGGAGTGCTGTTTTAAGGGATGAGATTTTTTCTATTGTATCAAGCGATCAGGTTGATAAACTAAACCTTATCCTTTCAAAGTTTGATCTTGAAGTAACAAGAGATGATTTTATTGCCCCTTTTGCCGAACTTGGAAAATTTTTAGGTAAAACTCTTTTTGATCAGGCAAGCATGGTAGCCTCAAATATATTTAAGTTTGCCATAAGTTTTTTTATGCTTTTAATCGTTCTTTTTTTTCTTCTTATGGACGGTAAAAAAGTTGTTGACTACTTTATTTATCTTTCTCCTCTTCCAACAGATGAAGATGAAACAATAATAATAAAATTTAGGGAAATGGCAGGGGCTATTCTAATTGTCAACGGAATGGCTGGTGTTATTCAGGGGATTGCAGGAGGAATTTATT
This region includes:
- a CDS encoding AI-2E family transporter, encoding MKSSILKYFLVLFVISLALLTRLLWPFASILCLAAVFAAFLYPCHVKLSSKIRAVPSALVLCFIVFIITGFIVTVFAGILSKEAYSLYLVARSAVLRDEIFSIVSSDQVDKLNLILSKFDLEVTRDDFIAPFAELGKFLGKTLFDQASMVASNIFKFAISFFMLLIVLFFLLMDGKKVVDYFIYLSPLPTDEDETIIIKFREMAGAILIVNGMAGVIQGIAGGIYLKLIGISSPFLWGVVMGVLAFLPIVGIGFVMFPVAVFLFLKGQIFLGIVTVVFYSTASLFTEYYFKPKFVGDRVKIHPLLVFLAIIGGLQLFGVLGIIYGPLIVTFFLTLSDMYHRKYQIMVE